In Ostrea edulis chromosome 6, xbOstEdul1.1, whole genome shotgun sequence, a single window of DNA contains:
- the LOC125646445 gene encoding uncharacterized protein LOC125646445: MGISQRFIDTPLFLKISCVLVTAAFVINIIAFAVPYWYSGQLDYHEGLWTICPKSGCKDYPLEGLASWFEATRTFTVFAFIGSIATIVLLVLYIFVEKLSHYILYLIAVVTCFSTGGFLFLSVLIYAAFLNDLAWGWAFAVVAFLLYTVAGVLLIVNFLRKDGKVYSK; the protein is encoded by the exons ATGGGGATTTCTCAGAGATTTATAGACACGCCACTCTTCTTAAAAATATCCTGTGTTTTAGTCACCGCAGCATTCGTCATCAATATCATCGCTTTCGCTGTACCATATTGGTACAGCGGCCAATTGGATTACCATGAGGGACTCTGGACAATTTGTCCGAAATCAGGTTGTAAGGATTACCCGCTGGAGGGCCTGGCAA GCTGGTTTGAGGCTACTCGTACATTTACTGTCTTCGCATTCATAGGATCCATTGCTACGATCGTTCTGCTCGTCCTGTACATCTTTGTGGAAAAGCTTAGTCATTATATCCTATATCTCATAGCTGTAGTGACGTGTTTCTCCACAG GCGGGTTTCTATTCCTGTCAGTGTTGATCTATGCGGCCTTCCTGAATGACCTTGCCTGGGGTTGGGCGTTTGCAGTGGTAGCGTTCCTTTTATACACAGTGGCCGGCGTTCTTCTCATTGTGAACTTCCTCAGAAAGGATGGGAAGGTGTACAGTAAATGA
- the LOC125646438 gene encoding complement C1q tumor necrosis factor-related protein 4-like, with protein sequence MKNGIHVFLTLLTNSVFCQCADNVAFTLGQTSHLYLSHGEQIAYNKVITNISATFDPQGSFICKIPGIYAFHFFSLAHTQSRIWIELYKNTNYICSTYGYTSHGYADAGNSVLLHLNTNDQVTIRTHQSYNSTIFGTDNEIYTTFTGILLSADFTEYTYEKVSFSVGIDHHFHATNGEIVMYNDLILANSAYNPLTGKFTAPIDGTYIFHYHGLAQNNQLIWLELYHNKDYVNAAYGHTVSGFADAGNTAILHLHSGDEIYVKTRNNRAVDLFGTPNEVYATFSGNLLAPLAHNSDDSQSEISFSVGLSHHFTGSNLIFDRIFSNRGGGYNSATGHFTAKDSGIYVFHFHALSRSDTKVWAELYHNYHYIDSLYGRSNGEFAAGSNAAVLDLISGDTVFLKSRQSTNSYFGAPDEVYCTFSGYKLHLEEEILIGNPGEVIG encoded by the exons ATGAAGAACGGAATACACGTATTCCTAACGTTGTTAACAAATTCAG TGTTCTGTCAGTGTGCCGACAACGTAGCGTTTACACTGGGACAGACCAGCCACCTTTACCTCAGTCACGGAGAGCAGATAGCTTATAACAAGGTCATCACAAATATCTCGGCGACCTTTGACCCTCAAGGTTCCTTCATTTGCAAAATACCAGGGATTTATGCCTTCCATTTCTTCTCCCTGGCTCACACTCAAAGCAGAATTTGGATAGAACTGTACAAGAACACAAATTACATCTGTTCCACGTATGGATATACGTCACATGGTTACGCGGATGCTGGAAATTCGGTTCTGCTTCATTTGAATACAAATGATCAAGTGACTATACGAACTCACCAATCTTATAACTCGACAATATTTGGAACAGACAATGAAATCTACACAACATTCACGGGAATTTTACTATCTGCCGATTTTACGG AATATACGTATGAAAAGGTGTCGTTCTCAGTGGGAATTGATCATCATTTTCACGCAACCAATGGAGAAATTGTAATGTATAACGATCTGATCCTCGCCAACAGTGCTTACAACCCACTAACAGGGAAGTTTACAGCTCCAATTGATGGCACATATATATTTCACTATCATGGACTTGCTCAAAATAACCAG CTGATATGGCTGGAGTTGTACCACAACAAGGACTACGTAAACGCCGCTTATGGACACACTGTGTCCGGGTTTGCGGACGCAGGAAATACCGCCATTCTCCACCTTCATTCTGGTGACGAAATTTACGTCAAGACAAGAAACAATAGAGCGGTAGACCTGTTTGGTACCCCGAACGAGGTTTACGCTACATTCTCAGGAAATCTGTTGGCTCCTCTGGCACACAACTCGGATG ATTCCCAGTCGGAAATATCTTTTTCGGTAGGCCTCTCCCATCATTTCACAGGATCCAATCTAATTTTTGACCGAATTTTCTCCAATCGCGGAGGAGGTTATAACTCTGCTACTGGTCATTTCACTGCCAAAGACAGTGGGATATACGTGTTCCACTTCCACGCCCTCTCTCGTTCTGATACTAAAGTGTGGGCTGAGCTTTACCATAATTATCACTACATCGACTCATTGTATGGTAGATCTAACGGGGAGTTCGCCGCCGGAAGTAATGCCGCAGTGCTTGATTTAATTTCTGGTGACACAGTATTCTTAAAGTCCAGACAATCTACTAACTCGTACTTCGGCGCCCCAGATGAAGTATATTGTACTTTTTCTGGCTACAAATTGCATTTGGAGGAAGAAATATTAATTGGCAATCCAGGCGAAGTGATTGGTTGA